The DNA window ATGTTATTGGGGGAGCGCAAAATGTTATTTAGCCGAatgatttttgttttcaaaaaatttaggaCCAAACAATATATTATTTGAcctattattttgaaatatctTTTGATCCtctagattttaaaattttgtcagttgTATGAATTTATTCAAATCCTTTTCCtctagattttaaaaaaattcttctgCCATTACTCTCTCAAAAAAGAAACATATTCGGATATGGGGAACGATCAATTACAGGTGCTTAATGCACTTGATGTAGCAAAAACACAATTATACCATTTCACTGCAATTGTGATTGCTGGAATGGGTTTTTTCACGGATGCATATGATCTTTTCTGCATATCGCTCGTAACAAAATTGCTCGGTCGAATATATTATCACGTCGATGGTTCAGCGAAGCCTGGATCATTGCCACCGAACGTTGCAGCAGCTGTTAACGGGGTGGCATTCGTCGGAACTTTATCGGGCCAGCTATTTTTCGGTTGGCTCGGTGATAAAATGGGCAGGAAAAAAGTTTATGGAATGACCCTTATGCTTATGGTGGTCTGCTCGGTTGCTTCGGGTCTTTCTTTCGGGAAAGATGCAAAATCTGTGATGGCAACTCTTTGTTTCTTCAGATTCTGGCTTGGATTTGGCATTGGTGGGGATTACCCTCTTTCCGCAACGATCATGTCGGAATACGCGAATAAGAAAACTCGGGGCGCGTTCATTGCTGCTGTTTTCGCTATGCAAGGGTTTGGCATTTTAGCTGGAGGAATATTTGCTATATTCATATCAGCTATATTCGAATCTAAGTTCAATGCTCCTGCCTATGAGATTGATCCTATTGGTTCGACGGTCCCTCAGGCGGATTACGTGTGGCGAATTATCGTTATGTTTGGCGCATTGCCGGCTGCATTGACTTATTATTGGCGTATGAAGATGCCTGAGACCGCCCGTTACACTGCTCTTGTTGCCAAGAATGCAGAGCAGGCAGCTAGTGATATGTCAAGAGTTATGCAGGTTGATATCGAGGCAGAACCGCATAAGATTGAGAAGTTGAATCAGCAATCGAGCAACTCATTCGGGTTGTTTTCGAAAGCGTTTCTTCATCGACATGGACTTCACTTACTCGGAACAACAACGACATGGTTCTTGCTTGACATTGCATTTTACAGTCAGAATCTATTCCAGAAAGATATTTTCACCGCGATCGGATGGATTCCTGCGGCCAAGAGTATGAATGCAGTTCAAGAAGTTTACAAAATTGCAAGAGCACAAACACTTATCGCTCTATGCAGTACCGTTCCAGGATACTGGTTTACCGTAGCATTGATCGACATAATGGGACGATTCGCCATCCAACTTATGGGATTTTTCTTCATGACCGTGTTCATGTTCGCCTTGGCACTTCCGTACAACCACTGGACTCACAAGGACAACAGAATTGGATTTGTGGTTATGTATTCATTCACATTCTTCTTTGCCAACTTTGGACCTAATGCAACCACATTCGTCGTTCCGGCCGAGATATTCCCTGCTAGGTTAAGGTCAACCTGTCACGGAATATCAGCAGCGGCAGGAAAGCTCGGGGCGATGGTTGGTGCGTTCGGATTCTTGTATTTGGCGCAGAATCAGGACCCGGCGAAGGCAGATGCAGGGTACCCTCCAGGCATTGGTGTGAGGAACTCATTGATTGTGCTGGGAGTTGTGAATTTCTTAGGAATGTGTCTGACTTTCTTGGTGCCAGAATCTAAGGGAAAATCTTTGGAGGAGATGTCTGGTGAAAATGAGGAAGATGATGAGCTAACAACTGGAAATACAATCAGATTGGGTCGTtaggtttaatttaattttccacTTTCAAGTAGTAGCATGATTTTTTGTAAATGAAGGCTATTGTAGTTTGATTTATTGTTATCTGATGCATTATCCATGTAATGGACAAAATGCAtcagaattttatttttctctttcttttagTCAAGTCTTCTGTCATCTCAATGtaaccttttttaaaaaaattaatctattgTAATTTGTCGAATAATTAATTAAGGGTattactattcgccgccccaaattactacctaccgcccaactttttaccaaaatatccctaagccattttcagctaaaaaaaaaaactcaatcctctcaactcaactAAAAACCCTACAAATAACCGagcaaatttataataaaaatatcaaaatcaccTAAAATTAGAGGACGGTAACTTCTAATAATTaatcgatttttaattttttcgcttttcaaatttttaatttttttttaaaattttttaatgggCTATCGCCCTCAAATGGCGATGGCCCATAGGGGTCATCGCCTCGATTTGGCGATGGCCCCATAGGGCCATTGCCATCTCAAGCAGATGGCCGACCATCTGCCTGAGATGGCGATGGCCCTATGGGGCCATCTGCTTGAGATGGCAATGGCCCTATGGGGCCATTGCCATCATTTGGCGATGGACCTATGGGTCCATCGCCAAATCGAGGCGATGACCCCTATGGGCCATCGCCATCTGACGGCGATggtccattaaaaaaaattaaaatattaagtaaataaaaacCGATTATTTACCGAATGTTCCGCCTTttatttttagtcgattttgacatttttattataaattcgcTCGGGTATTCGTTGGggttttaattgaattgagagaattgatttttttaaaaaaaaaaactgaaaatggcttaggggtattttggtaaaaagttgggcggtaggtagtaatttggggcggtaaatagtagtccacttAATTAAAGATCAAAAAACAAATTGTggtgaatgtttttttttaaaggatGGTAGTGGTTGAAAGGTGAAGAAGAAATGAGATGAAGTTTGTAGGTCAtcaagttttttctttttataattttagttacATATTcttttgtagttttttttttgttttgataaattTGTAGTTTTGTTCTTACTGATTaagtttattattttcattaagTTAATATTAGTTTTTCTAatatttaaagaaataaaatgataaCATGCATCGCATCGATTTCCAGCAAATGACTTCtggtaaaataaaattataactttgataacaaaagataaacaaaataaagtatacttggaaaaaaaaattcccaTTATTCTCGTCGGGCAAGAATAATAAACATGAacccaatatttttaaaattcttatgcaaggaattataaaaaaagaaaaattcaacAACATGTATTTTTAGGGTATGATCTTAATTAGTCTTATGTAGCACTATATATTCTCCCTTAATTTTGACAtcaatcaatttaaatttattttatcaatatagaattttcttcttttgaaatttagtaaaagttcagtgatctaCATAATTTAATACCTTGATTTTTATGTGTTgcataacttaaaatataaacaTCGATAATTGAAATATAAGACATAAAACATGtagatttatttattgaaaagaAGAAATATTACAAACCAGCAAGTTGGCACACAGCCAAGAAGAATATTATTTGgataatcattatcattatcGACCTCTCAAATCAAGTCAAAACTACTATTTTctccctaattttttttaaacaagcactatttttcttaaaatattaacgaaaaaatagtaattttgacCCAAACTTGAAGGTTAATAGTAATTATTTCTAAGTAGTTTTTTGCAAATGAATACTACAGGAAATGTTTATAGAACAATTCCAAATATTTTTAGGGATTAACCCATTCTTGATTTTGAAGAAAAGTCACAGTTTCTTCTTTAAGTTGAAATGACCTAGCAAGAACCTCAGGCCTAATTGGTGGCACTGATCCAAAGATTGTATTAGCTTCTGTAACAACTCCTGGATTTTGGCTATTAAAACCTGCAATTGCAACTGCATGTGTTTTCCCAATATTCTCCTGAAAATGAATTAACCCTTGTGGAAATACATAAACATCTCCGGGACGTAGAATCTTTGCAAAGAGACGATGCTCCGGGTTCGACGTGACAAAACCGGCAAAGAGAATGCCGGTTAAGACGGTAAAGATCTCGGATGATCGAGGGTGGTGGTGCAGAGGGTTGACACCGCCGGGTGCGAAATCGATTCGAGATATGGCTATACCTAAGGTGTTGAGTCCTTTAATTTCTTCGACTGTTAAAAGAGTAGCGTTTACTCCTATTCTATTGTTTGTGTCTGCTGCTTTGTTCAGTCCTGAATAGAAGAAATCATCTGCTTTCACTTGTTCTGGATCCTTGCAGATTTGTCCATTCACAATTTCTGCATCAACAAAATCTTAATTAGTCCATAAAACTGCTAATATTAGTTTCCCAATAAAATACTAATCacaataatagtaataattggAGGTAACTACGTACTTTCAACcctaaaatttgatattttatactcCGACATTTAAAAAATACGTACCCTAGAACATTCTTATATTTACTTGCGCTATACTAAAAACcccttttgttaattttaataatccTACAATGAAAATCTACCATAAACACATTGATGCTtgatattacaatttttttgttgaaaaagtattttcataaaattttgtgACTGATTTGTGACGGGATATATTGTCgtcataaaattttataacatCTCTTTCTGTCACAATATTctgttataattataaaaacccTTCAAAATTTTACCAATAAATTTTGTTCGTAACAGATATCCGTCAAATTAAACTGTAACAATAGTAATATcaataaagaaagaaataaaagacATTAGTTACCCGCAGACTTGAGATCAGTTGGTGCTACACAGAAGTCATTAAGAGGTGCAGGATCAGGAGCAACGGCTAATGAGAAAGCCAAAGCCAATAAagcaaaaataaatatgaaattatcAACTTTCATTATGTGTAACTCTTAGATTCTTCTATTTGTTAATGTTGAATTGGATGAAATGGTACAAAACCTTGTCCGATATTTATATGCAGCTCGTCGTCCTTATTTTATTACCATGACGATAGATGATGAAATCGAATATATACGAGActctatttaaaattataatgtcTCTATCGTCGTTAGATTATACGAGCTGAAACAGCTAATCACACTTTAATTCAACCAGATTAGTGCATTGTTTATTGTAATAGCTCCAGAAATTAAGTAATTTACAACATGCCAAATTACTTCTGTTTCATGGAAAGAGATCATTTAGGTAAAATATAGAAATCATTTTGAGTGCAGAAATGGAAGCATTGCCTTTTCTTTTGTGGGATAAAATCCTAATTGCTAACAAACAATTTAATGTGACATTTTAGCATGTAGTGCTACTAGTAGTAGAGTAACCCTAAGTGCTAATTAAGCACTTTACTTGCATTGCATGCCATTCTACAAAGagtttctcttttctttttgtcttaatttaaCCACTAATTATAAGTAATTAACCACTTTTCAAGTTAATTAACTAGTTCAGTGTTAAAGGTAtcagtcaatttttttataagttagtataaattttatatatagtaatgaaaaataaaataaaaagtattttatttaaatttatacttaATCTATCGCGGCAAAAAAGACGAAATTTGCTTTGCACAAAAGtaccatttttttattaaattttataaattgttctaacaaaaatagaaaaattggttaaccttttattattggttaaaacaattatttaatagAAAGAAAAGTTCAGACACCAAAATGAAAGCTTTAGAAAATTTCAGACATCAGTAATGTAATTTATCGTATAAAGGGACTAAACATCAAATTAGTCGTCTTTTTTCCGccataatttacaatttttctCCTCCTCCTCCATGAATCCATCTTCTTCCACTCCATATCCCCTTTACattcaaaaccctaattaccAACTTCCCAACCATACAATTCCTAATTATCAAACTCCTAATCCAAATTTCCCATTCCACCACTCTCTTCCCCAACCACCGCCACCCCCACCACAACCGCCACAACTTACTCCGATCACCACCAACACTCCAATTACCGATATTTCCAGTACACTATCTTGTCTATCTAATCTCATCCATCTCTCACAACGAACCCTAGATTCCTTTTCTGCACTTGTACTAAACCCTAATAGCACcagtaataacaataaaaatgacaattttattTCATGTCCGTACAATCCCAACCACCTCATGCCGCCAGAGTCTCTTTTTCTCCATTCTCTTCGCTGCCCATCTCCTCTTTTCGAAGACCCAGTTGCCCTAATTGATTCTCTTCATTACCCAAAAACTTTAAACCTTAAAAACCCATTGAAAACAGCCCAATTTAATAATGACCCAGTCAATAAAAACAGTGATTTGTGCTTGTCTTTAGATGGTTTTTGCAGTGAGTTTGGTTCTAATTTCTTTTACAAGGACTGCCCCGGTGTAGTTGAATTTAACGACTTAGATAGCTTagataaaagtttcacattgcCTGGTGTTTTATCTGTTGAATGTGCTAATTTTGTTGATAGAATTGAGGAtgattttaagggttttgatcgAAATGAGTTTAGAATTTTGCCGTCGGATCTGTGGTTTATTAGGAGAGAAGTTGAGGGTTGGGTTGATTGTCCTAGCGTGTATTCTTATGGTGTTTTTTGTGCTATTTTAAGGTTACATTTTGTTAAATGTAGTGACTTAAAGATGTGGGTTATTGCTAATTCTCCGCGTTACGGTGTTGTGACTGATGTGTATATGAGGGATCATATTTATCTGCTTTTACGGCTTTGTTTAAATGCGATTAAAAGAGAAGCTATGAGCTTTGTATGTCATGGGATTAATGTGAATTTGAATTTTAGCTGTCCTGTTTTGGCTCAAGTTTTTATGTGGATCGTGTCTCAGCTTTCGGTTTTATATGGTGAGGGAAATGCTAATGGCTTTGTTATTCATATTCTAAGGCAATGTATATTAGAGGTTTCCAATGGAGTTTTACTTCCCCTGGAGGCAAATGTCACTGAAAGATCAGCCGAGAATGGTGATGGGAGTGATGTAAGAGGTGTTAAACTTCAAGAGCCTGTGGAAGGAAGTATAGAGTGTAAAATGGACAGAGATGTGAATGCAAGTGTTGATGAGGAGGTAATTTTTGTGTCCCAGGTAGCAGCTTCTGTTGCAGCTTTGCGTGAGCGGGCCTTGCTAGAAGCAAGGATTAAGCGATTACGGAATTATCATCCACCACCAAGATATATGCGGTATGCCATCCTTCTATTTCCTTCCTCGTTGCTCAATTTATGTTAGTATAAGTGAGCAAGCAAAGAATAGATCCACTTGACACATTGATCTACAGCTGAAATTTGACACATATAGCATCTGACTTTGGCGAGGGAGCCGATTAAGGATCTGGGTTTAGGAGAAGAATAGCCAGAGTGGAAACTATGGTTATATGAATTGGCTCTCAATTAATCTAGCTAGTTTTCTGCTTCCTTTGATGGTTATTTGGAATTTTTGAGCTTAATGATTTGAAGTtctcagttttttttttcaattttgaaaatgcTCTGATCTGATGTATGTAATTGGTGGGTTTACTCTACTTTAGGTGAACAGTCTTTTTATTTCTGACTTTGGATTGGCTTGTTTTCtgcttttaatattttgatagcTTAAAAGTCCAACATATGCATTATTTTGAATGTGCATAAAAATTTTGTAAGCTTGATATAACTTATCCTTCTGTGCAGGATGAACGAGCATACTTATGTATCAAAAAGAGCGGAGGACGAGCGTAAGAAGCGTTCTAACTACAGAGCTATTATTGATCATGATGGCCTGCCTCGCAAGCAATTAAGTAATGAGGTACTTCATCTGAAAAAGATTGAACTGGATATCATGTGTTTGTGCCGTTAATGATTTACTCTGATTCAGGCCCGGCCTTAGGCATAGGCCACTAAGGCCTATGCCTAGGGCCTCAAGTTTTTAAGGGCCCCATTTTAGATGGGgttctttaaaaatatatatatatatattaatttttttatatgtttattggattttttttattgataagtgttgaaaaatttatttaaaaattaattatatatttaaataattaggatGTTAAATTAAAAAGGCCCCTATATTCCTATAAGatcttattaaaaatattaagctatttaaaatataaaatgatcattggtttttttaaaaataggtgttgtaatttttgttttaaatattaattggaACCATTTATAATCAGTGTgccaataaaaataatatatagtttatatatttttaaccgTATAGAGATGAtctctctttatttatttacttattaaaaaatatattttatattcttttattgataaatagatatttttttaattgtttaaaaaaataacgatttttaaaatatatcaaaaattcaCTAAAAATCTACTAACGATTCAATAAGTCTACCAATGATCTACTAAAAGCgtaattttataagaaaaaatagtgaaatgtcattttttatataaaaaaagataaagcaaatatatatttaaaaaaatgttaaaacaaCCCGTCTAGGGCCTCATTTCATCTAAGGCCGGCCCTGCTCTGATTGATAAGTAAATGATGAATTTCATTTTGCACTTTGAAAGCAAGTCAAAAAGATTTCTCTTTTGAATCAAAATGAGAAGCAAGTTCCAATCTGTGCTTTCTGATAAGTGCATTTCTTAGTAAACAGCGTTTCTTGCTTCTCTCCAGGAAGACTGCATGTGTAGTAGCTTGTGCTGAAATTTGAAATCACACGACCAATAAGTATGATCTTGTCAATCTAGTGTCTTAATTAGGTAGTTTGTTTGAGGTCTTGTTTTCAAGTAAATAATAAGTTGACAACTTAATGTTGTTTTGCTATCAGGTTATTCCATgtaaatatgaatatatatttcAATGAGGTTTGGTTCCTGCAAACTTAGGTTTCTTTTTTCCCTTTGCACTAGGACGCAGGCAAGATTAAGACAAGGGAGGAGTTGTTGGCTGAAGAAAGGGATTACAAACGCAGAAGAATGTCATACCGCGGGAAGAAGTTGAAAAGGACAACTTTGCAGGTTGAATTGTGTATTCTTGTTGACATTGTCAATTTACTTATTATTTTACCATCTTGTTTGTGATTTTGAAAAGCCACAACCTTTCTATTCTgcttatattttataatttttctccTAGGTTATGCGAGATATAATAGAAGAATTTATGGAGGAAATCAAAAAAGCTGGAGGGATTGGTTGTTTTGAGAGTAGAGCTTCAGAGGAAGGCGTGGTGCTCCAACCTTCTGTTTCTTCTGATATTACAACAGGTGATAACGAATATAGAAAAAACAGTGGCAAGTCTGCTGAAACAAGGAGAGTAACTTCAGGTCATTACGGGAACCATTCATACTCTGATCATAACATCAGATCTACGAGCTCCAAGGATGCTACAAATCGAGATTATGAGCAACGCGGAAAAAGCCATCATAGGCATCTTGAACATGTAGAATATCAGAGAAGAAACCGTCACGATAGTCGTGGTACCGATGACCATTCTGGAAGTTCGAAAAGGCAGAGAAGCCATGACTCATTGCATGAGCAGAATAACCGCCAAAGTGAACGAGATGGAGTGGAAACCAACATTTTCAAGCGTCGTGAGAAAAAATCTTCTGACAAGTCCGATTATTACAGTTACGGGTCAGATTTGGCGAAAAATCCAAGTGCACGAATTTATCATGAGAAAGCAGTTGTTAAGGACAGGCACCTAAGGAACTCTGATGGGATTCATAGGTCCAAATTTCTAGGAAAAAATGCATTTGAGGATAGATACAACCCTGCAGAATCTCATAAAACCAGCGAAGACGATGTCTACTCTGGACAAC is part of the Mercurialis annua linkage group LG3, ddMerAnnu1.2, whole genome shotgun sequence genome and encodes:
- the LOC126673247 gene encoding germin-like protein subfamily 1 member 14; the encoded protein is MKVDNFIFIFALLALAFSLAVAPDPAPLNDFCVAPTDLKSAEIVNGQICKDPEQVKADDFFYSGLNKAADTNNRIGVNATLLTVEEIKGLNTLGIAISRIDFAPGGVNPLHHHPRSSEIFTVLTGILFAGFVTSNPEHRLFAKILRPGDVYVFPQGLIHFQENIGKTHAVAIAGFNSQNPGVVTEANTIFGSVPPIRPEVLARSFQLKEETVTFLQNQEWVNP
- the LOC126673244 gene encoding U11/U12 small nuclear ribonucleoprotein 48 kDa protein, coding for MNPSSSTPYPLYIQNPNYQLPNHTIPNYQTPNPNFPFHHSLPQPPPPPPQPPQLTPITTNTPITDISSTLSCLSNLIHLSQRTLDSFSALVLNPNSTSNNNKNDNFISCPYNPNHLMPPESLFLHSLRCPSPLFEDPVALIDSLHYPKTLNLKNPLKTAQFNNDPVNKNSDLCLSLDGFCSEFGSNFFYKDCPGVVEFNDLDSLDKSFTLPGVLSVECANFVDRIEDDFKGFDRNEFRILPSDLWFIRREVEGWVDCPSVYSYGVFCAILRLHFVKCSDLKMWVIANSPRYGVVTDVYMRDHIYLLLRLCLNAIKREAMSFVCHGINVNLNFSCPVLAQVFMWIVSQLSVLYGEGNANGFVIHILRQCILEVSNGVLLPLEANVTERSAENGDGSDVRGVKLQEPVEGSIECKMDRDVNASVDEEVIFVSQVAASVAALRERALLEARIKRLRNYHPPPRYMRMNEHTYVSKRAEDERKKRSNYRAIIDHDGLPRKQLSNEDAGKIKTREELLAEERDYKRRRMSYRGKKLKRTTLQVMRDIIEEFMEEIKKAGGIGCFESRASEEGVVLQPSVSSDITTGDNEYRKNSGKSAETRRVTSGHYGNHSYSDHNIRSTSSKDATNRDYEQRGKSHHRHLEHVEYQRRNRHDSRGTDDHSGSSKRQRSHDSLHEQNNRQSERDGVETNIFKRREKKSSDKSDYYSYGSDLAKNPSARIYHEKAVVKDRHLRNSDGIHRSKFLGKNAFEDRYNPAESHKTSEDDVYSGQQA
- the LOC126673246 gene encoding inorganic phosphate transporter 1-4-like; translation: MGNDQLQVLNALDVAKTQLYHFTAIVIAGMGFFTDAYDLFCISLVTKLLGRIYYHVDGSAKPGSLPPNVAAAVNGVAFVGTLSGQLFFGWLGDKMGRKKVYGMTLMLMVVCSVASGLSFGKDAKSVMATLCFFRFWLGFGIGGDYPLSATIMSEYANKKTRGAFIAAVFAMQGFGILAGGIFAIFISAIFESKFNAPAYEIDPIGSTVPQADYVWRIIVMFGALPAALTYYWRMKMPETARYTALVAKNAEQAASDMSRVMQVDIEAEPHKIEKLNQQSSNSFGLFSKAFLHRHGLHLLGTTTTWFLLDIAFYSQNLFQKDIFTAIGWIPAAKSMNAVQEVYKIARAQTLIALCSTVPGYWFTVALIDIMGRFAIQLMGFFFMTVFMFALALPYNHWTHKDNRIGFVVMYSFTFFFANFGPNATTFVVPAEIFPARLRSTCHGISAAAGKLGAMVGAFGFLYLAQNQDPAKADAGYPPGIGVRNSLIVLGVVNFLGMCLTFLVPESKGKSLEEMSGENEEDDELTTGNTIRLGR